A single genomic interval of Pseudomonadota bacterium harbors:
- a CDS encoding aspartate aminotransferase family protein — MATRAEPAPFYSPEGEPPAIPRPDLLSVEDAKALTVTETADLFRAHLNPGQYHFLRLLGFHEVVIESAEGMYYTDKRGWRILDLFGGFGSLALGHNHPRILATRKRFQDEKRHEIAIAFMSQYASALARNLASIAPGDLDMVFLGSAGSEAVEAALKLAEKVQGRERSTIAYAERSFHGKTRAALSVTDSEFYQSTFRLLDNRVRIPFGDAQALEAALKRDPSIGVLVLETVQGGGGIVLAPPGYWREVRRLCDQYRVVWLADEVQCGVGRTGRFFAFEHEGVVPDIVTLAKSLGGGKTAIGAMIARRALYMKAYGTPKTALIHGPATFGGIGEACATAIEALNVLYDEGLIENSARQGAYLLKGLRGLQAKHPKLLKEVRGLGLMVGIEFQDFSQTLPMAIRPIVSLLDDKLKGSLCGFVGSLLLKDHRMLVAFTEYNRNVIRLEPPLIAQREHIDTFLTALDEVLSRGVTGIITDYAKHFLKASL; from the coding sequence ATGGCCACAAGAGCCGAGCCAGCACCCTTTTACTCCCCCGAAGGGGAACCCCCCGCGATCCCGAGACCCGATCTCCTAAGCGTCGAAGATGCCAAGGCCCTCACGGTCACAGAGACCGCCGATCTCTTCCGCGCGCATCTGAACCCCGGCCAGTACCATTTCCTCAGGCTCCTCGGCTTCCACGAGGTGGTGATCGAGAGCGCCGAGGGGATGTATTACACCGACAAGCGCGGCTGGCGCATCCTGGACCTCTTCGGCGGTTTCGGATCGCTCGCGCTCGGGCACAATCATCCCCGCATCCTCGCGACCCGCAAGCGTTTTCAGGACGAGAAGCGCCACGAGATCGCGATCGCCTTCATGTCCCAGTATGCGAGCGCGCTGGCCAGGAACCTGGCGAGCATCGCCCCTGGTGATCTCGATATGGTGTTCCTGGGCTCGGCCGGGTCGGAGGCCGTAGAAGCGGCCTTGAAGCTGGCCGAGAAGGTCCAGGGGCGGGAGCGCTCCACCATCGCCTACGCCGAGCGGTCCTTCCACGGCAAGACCCGCGCGGCCCTGTCGGTGACCGATTCGGAGTTTTATCAATCCACTTTCCGGCTCCTGGATAACCGCGTCCGGATACCGTTCGGCGATGCGCAGGCGCTCGAGGCCGCGCTCAAGCGCGACCCGTCGATCGGGGTGCTGGTTCTGGAGACGGTGCAGGGGGGAGGCGGGATCGTGCTGGCGCCACCCGGTTACTGGCGCGAGGTGCGCCGGTTATGCGATCAGTACCGGGTGGTGTGGCTCGCGGACGAGGTCCAGTGCGGTGTCGGGCGTACCGGCCGGTTCTTCGCGTTCGAGCACGAGGGTGTGGTCCCCGACATCGTGACCCTCGCCAAGTCGCTGGGTGGCGGCAAGACGGCGATCGGGGCCATGATCGCGCGCCGGGCGCTGTACATGAAGGCCTATGGGACACCCAAGACCGCGCTCATCCACGGCCCCGCGACCTTCGGCGGGATCGGCGAGGCCTGCGCGACGGCCATCGAGGCCCTGAATGTCCTTTATGACGAGGGGCTCATCGAGAACAGCGCCCGGCAGGGGGCGTATCTCCTCAAGGGGCTCAGGGGCCTCCAGGCCAAGCATCCGAAGCTCCTCAAGGAGGTGCGCGGGCTCGGGCTCATGGTGGGGATCGAGTTCCAGGACTTCAGCCAGACGCTGCCCATGGCCATACGCCCCATCGTCTCGCTGCTCGACGACAAGCTCAAAGGCAGCCTGTGCGGCTTCGTCGGGAGCCTGCTTCTCAAGGACCACCGTATGCTCGTGGCCTTCACCGAATACAACCGCAATGTGATCCGCCTCGAGCCGCCCTTGATCGCCCAACGCGAGCACATCGATACCTTCCTCACGGCCCTGGACGAGGTCCTGTCACGCGGCGTCACCGGCATCATCACCGACTACGCCAAGCATTTCCTAAAAGCGAGCTTGTAA